A section of the Saccharopolyspora gregorii genome encodes:
- a CDS encoding HAD family hydrolase, translating to MNPATVGFDLDLTLIDPRPGMIDVFERLRKEFGVPLDGEHFAANLGPPLPDVLRTYGFDEPLVASLVHRFRELYPELVVPGTKAMPGAAESLAAVRELGGRALVVTGKFERNARLHLDALGWEVDRLAGDVFAAAKGDVLLAEGAAIYVGDHLGDVVGAKTAGALAVGVATGPYRAEELLEAGADVALGDLAEFPAWLAGRAG from the coding sequence GTGAACCCCGCGACCGTCGGCTTCGACCTGGACCTCACGCTCATCGACCCCCGGCCCGGCATGATCGACGTGTTCGAGCGGCTGCGCAAGGAGTTCGGCGTGCCCCTCGACGGCGAGCACTTCGCCGCCAACCTCGGCCCGCCGCTGCCCGACGTGCTGCGCACCTACGGGTTCGACGAACCGCTCGTGGCGAGTCTCGTGCACCGGTTCCGGGAGCTCTACCCCGAACTCGTCGTGCCCGGCACGAAGGCCATGCCCGGCGCGGCCGAATCGCTCGCCGCGGTGCGCGAGCTCGGCGGCCGGGCGCTCGTCGTCACCGGGAAGTTCGAGCGCAACGCGCGGCTGCACCTCGACGCCCTCGGCTGGGAGGTCGACCGGCTCGCCGGCGACGTGTTCGCCGCCGCCAAGGGCGACGTGCTGCTCGCCGAAGGCGCCGCCATCTACGTCGGGGACCACCTCGGCGACGTGGTCGGCGCCAAGACGGCCGGCGCGCTCGCCGTCGGCGTCGCCACCGGTCCCTACCGGGCCGAAGAACTCCTGGAAGCCGGGGCCGACGTCGCGCTCGGCGACCTCGCCGAGTTCCCCGCCTGGCTCGCCGGCCGCGCGGGCTGA
- a CDS encoding cold-shock protein yields the protein MPTGRVKWYDADKGFGFVTQDGGEDVYVRSSALPSDVDSLKTGQRVDFDMAQGRRGPQALRIQLLDPPPSVVEARRRPADELHGMVDDMIKLLELKVQPDLRRGKYPDRKVSKRIGEVVRAVARELDPGA from the coding sequence GTGCCGACCGGCAGGGTCAAGTGGTACGACGCGGACAAGGGCTTCGGCTTCGTGACCCAGGACGGTGGGGAGGACGTGTACGTGCGCTCCTCCGCGCTGCCGTCCGACGTCGACTCGCTCAAGACCGGCCAGCGCGTCGACTTCGACATGGCCCAGGGCCGCCGCGGCCCGCAGGCCCTGCGGATCCAGCTGCTGGACCCGCCGCCCTCCGTCGTCGAAGCGCGCCGCCGCCCCGCCGACGAACTGCACGGCATGGTCGACGACATGATCAAGCTGCTGGAGCTGAAGGTGCAGCCCGACCTGCGCCGCGGCAAGTACCCGGACCGCAAGGTGTCCAAGCGGATCGGCGAGGTCGTCCGTGCGGTCGCCCGCGAACTCGACCCCGGCGCCTGA
- a CDS encoding R2-like ligand-binding oxidase — protein MTTTTDSSKHRDDFHSLRPGGLNWDSLPLRLFTKGNAKFWNPADIDFEQDARDMAGLTGEERRSVAGLCAEFIAGEEAVTQDLRPFLSAMAAEGRFGDEMYLTQFMYEEAKHTQAFRLWMDAVGLTENLNEFVEDNPGYRTIFYDVLPTVLHALDTDPGPRNQIRASVTYNHVVEGSLALTGYYAWNKICRSRGLFPGMQRIIGHIGDDERRHMAWGTFTCRRHVAADETNWGHVEEMMQELLPHAMQLIQWQPADAPEVRPFELDTDELLSYASDRAGRRLGAISSARGTPLEQIDVDASPERLEDQFGEEDAAELAKA, from the coding sequence ATGACGACCACCACGGACAGCAGCAAGCACCGCGACGACTTCCACTCCCTGCGCCCCGGCGGCCTCAACTGGGACTCGCTGCCGCTGCGGCTGTTCACCAAGGGCAACGCGAAGTTCTGGAACCCCGCCGACATCGACTTCGAGCAGGACGCCCGCGACATGGCCGGGCTCACCGGCGAAGAACGGCGCAGCGTGGCGGGGCTGTGCGCCGAGTTCATCGCCGGCGAGGAAGCCGTCACCCAGGACCTGCGCCCGTTCCTGTCCGCCATGGCCGCCGAAGGCCGCTTCGGCGACGAGATGTACCTGACCCAGTTCATGTACGAGGAGGCCAAGCACACCCAGGCGTTCCGGCTGTGGATGGACGCCGTCGGCCTCACCGAGAACCTCAACGAGTTCGTCGAGGACAACCCCGGCTACCGCACGATCTTCTACGACGTGCTGCCCACCGTGCTGCACGCGCTGGACACCGATCCGGGGCCGCGCAACCAGATCCGGGCGTCGGTGACCTACAACCACGTCGTGGAGGGCTCGCTCGCGCTCACCGGCTACTACGCGTGGAACAAGATCTGCCGCAGCCGCGGGCTGTTCCCCGGCATGCAGCGGATCATCGGCCACATCGGCGACGACGAGCGCAGGCACATGGCGTGGGGCACCTTCACCTGCCGCAGGCACGTGGCCGCCGACGAGACGAACTGGGGCCACGTCGAGGAGATGATGCAGGAACTGCTGCCGCACGCCATGCAGCTCATCCAGTGGCAGCCCGCCGACGCGCCCGAGGTGCGACCGTTCGAACTGGACACCGACGAGCTGCTGAGCTACGCGAGCGACCGCGCCGGACGCCGCCTCGGCGCGATCTCCTCGGCCCGCGGCACCCCGCTGGAGCAGATCGACGTCGACGCCTCCCCCGAACGCCTGGAGGACCAGTTCGGCGAAGAGGACGCCGCAGAACTCGCCAAGGCTTGA
- a CDS encoding DUF2771 family protein, with amino-acid sequence MHRGLKSLLLAAPLGVVALAGCSAPSAPQVTFYSHGEAIEVAPARFCDATGENCAPPAEDPVGKLRVPEKSPLQISVPGEVSATPWQVSYIYRGVDGQEVEGRTGVIRPDERHSYTLRVPPDGTRLEHVEVQQYSGLLVLGEDGGVDFPIAATWVIDPT; translated from the coding sequence GTGCATCGTGGACTGAAGTCGCTGCTGCTCGCGGCTCCGCTGGGCGTCGTCGCCCTGGCCGGGTGCTCGGCACCCTCCGCCCCGCAGGTCACGTTCTACTCGCACGGCGAGGCGATCGAGGTCGCCCCCGCGCGGTTCTGCGACGCGACCGGGGAGAACTGCGCGCCGCCCGCCGAGGACCCGGTGGGCAAGCTGCGGGTGCCGGAGAAGTCGCCGCTGCAGATCTCGGTGCCCGGCGAGGTGTCCGCGACGCCGTGGCAGGTGTCCTACATCTACCGGGGCGTCGACGGCCAAGAGGTCGAGGGGCGCACCGGCGTGATCCGGCCGGACGAGCGCCACTCCTACACCCTGCGCGTCCCCCCGGACGGCACCCGCCTGGAGCACGTCGAGGTGCAGCAGTACTCCGGTCTCCTCGTGCTCGGCGAGGACGGCGGCGTGGACTTCCCCATCGCCGCGACGTGGGTCATCGACCCGACCTGA